From a region of the Halolamina sp. CBA1230 genome:
- a CDS encoding ZIP family metal transporter, with translation MATAESLALVFVAGLVTALATGLGAVPFFVVEEFSDRWNVALWGLASGIMVAASLFGLLTEGLAYSASPPTLLLLGLLAGVALVELADRLLDAVDVDDHEVDDDHPIEAKAFAEGDPKKLLLILGILTVHSFPEGVAVGVSFADLGLSGGLPVFGFAVPVLAVFMTVAISIHNVPEGTAIAIPMRAMGLSNWRMVGAAVFSSLPQPIGAVIAFAFVRWARSFLPFGFGFAAGAMIYLVATEFVPEALETGADLPDGGRRALALGFAVGVAVMLPLLVV, from the coding sequence ATGGCGACGGCCGAGAGCCTCGCGCTGGTGTTCGTCGCCGGCCTGGTCACGGCGCTGGCGACGGGGCTGGGCGCGGTCCCCTTCTTCGTCGTCGAGGAGTTCAGCGATCGCTGGAACGTCGCGCTCTGGGGGCTCGCCTCGGGCATTATGGTCGCGGCCTCCCTCTTCGGCCTGCTGACCGAGGGGTTGGCTTACTCCGCGTCGCCGCCGACGCTGCTGCTCCTCGGGCTGCTCGCCGGCGTCGCGCTGGTCGAACTCGCCGATAGGCTGCTTGACGCCGTCGACGTGGACGACCACGAGGTCGACGACGACCACCCGATCGAAGCGAAAGCGTTCGCGGAAGGCGACCCGAAGAAGCTCCTGCTGATCCTCGGCATCCTCACGGTCCACAGCTTCCCGGAGGGCGTCGCCGTCGGCGTCTCATTCGCCGACTTGGGGCTCTCGGGCGGCCTGCCCGTGTTCGGCTTCGCGGTGCCGGTGCTCGCGGTGTTCATGACGGTCGCCATCTCGATCCACAACGTCCCGGAGGGGACCGCGATCGCGATCCCAATGCGGGCGATGGGGCTGTCGAACTGGCGGATGGTCGGCGCGGCGGTGTTCTCCAGCCTCCCCCAGCCGATCGGCGCGGTGATCGCGTTCGCGTTCGTGCGCTGGGCGCGGTCGTTCCTCCCCTTCGGCTTCGGGTTCGCGGCGGGCGCGATGATCTACCTGGTCGCGACGGAGTTCGTCCCGGAAGCGCTGGAAACTGGGGCGGATCTCCCCGACGGCGGCCGCCGGGCGCTGGCGCTGGGGTTCGCCGTCGGTGTGGCCGTGATGCTGCCGCTGCTGGTCGTGTGA
- the purL gene encoding phosphoribosylformylglycinamidine synthase subunit PurL, producing the protein MPLADADHDLVVDELGREPTRAEEHLFENLWSEHCAYRSSRMLLSAFESEGEHVEIGPGDDAAVVRLPGTDTLLTFGIESHNHPSYVDPYDGAATGIGGIVRDTLSMGAFPIALADSLYFGPFDREHSRYLLDGVVEGIADYGNAIGVPTVAGSVAFEDGHVGNPLVNVACVGKTTPERLVTAEAQEAGNRLVLLGNATGRDGLGGASFASEDIDEDAETEDRPAVQVGDPYSEKLLIECNEALVDEGLIESARDLGAAGLGGASSELVAKGGFGAEIDLNAVHTREPGMNATEILLAESQERMCYEVKPENVERVKEIADRFDLGCSDIGEITEGNYVCRFDSETQRASADPSGEHRDPRGGETVVDTDADYLAEGAPMNDLAREPPEAPDRDLPTFDLAEAFEAVVSDPTAASKEWVYRQYDHEVGLRTAVEPGDDAALLALHDAGDEDEEHAIALSSGANPHWTDCDPEAGARAVAVENAANLAAKGATPLAAVDCLNGGNPEDPETYEGFASAVTGLADACADLSLPVVGGNVSLYNDSESGPVAPTPTLAVLGTKAGYDAPSATVAGEGELVVVEPADWVAGSGIGSADPHALGGSLLLSQFGGSDRFPALPADPGALVDAIVRVADLDSTLATHDASDGGLAVTLAEMVTDGAGVDATVDDAAVLFSETPGRAVVETTDADALCEAVGDDASVTELGTATEDGSLSLSVGDESLDYTGAEIRDRRDVLARELG; encoded by the coding sequence ATGCCTCTCGCGGATGCGGACCACGACCTCGTCGTCGACGAACTCGGCCGCGAGCCCACCCGGGCCGAGGAGCACCTGTTCGAGAACCTCTGGAGCGAGCACTGTGCGTACCGCTCCTCCCGGATGCTGCTCTCGGCGTTCGAGAGCGAGGGCGAACACGTCGAGATCGGGCCGGGCGACGACGCCGCGGTCGTCAGGCTCCCCGGCACCGACACGCTGCTGACGTTCGGGATCGAGAGCCACAACCACCCCAGCTACGTCGATCCCTACGACGGCGCCGCCACCGGGATCGGCGGGATCGTCCGGGACACGCTCTCGATGGGCGCCTTCCCCATCGCGCTCGCGGACTCGCTGTACTTCGGCCCGTTCGACCGCGAGCACTCCCGTTACCTGCTCGACGGCGTCGTCGAGGGGATCGCGGACTACGGCAACGCTATCGGCGTGCCCACGGTCGCGGGCAGCGTCGCGTTCGAGGACGGCCACGTCGGGAACCCCCTCGTCAACGTCGCCTGCGTCGGGAAGACGACGCCCGAGCGCCTCGTCACCGCCGAGGCGCAGGAAGCCGGCAACCGGCTCGTCCTGCTCGGCAACGCGACCGGACGGGACGGCCTCGGCGGCGCCTCCTTCGCCAGCGAGGATATCGACGAGGACGCCGAAACCGAGGACCGGCCCGCCGTCCAGGTCGGCGACCCGTACTCGGAGAAACTCCTGATCGAGTGTAACGAAGCGCTCGTCGACGAGGGGCTGATCGAGTCCGCACGGGACCTCGGTGCCGCCGGACTTGGCGGCGCCTCCTCCGAACTCGTCGCGAAGGGCGGCTTCGGCGCGGAGATCGACCTGAACGCGGTCCACACCCGCGAACCGGGGATGAACGCGACGGAGATCCTGCTCGCTGAGTCCCAGGAACGGATGTGCTACGAGGTCAAGCCGGAGAACGTCGAGCGCGTGAAGGAGATCGCCGACCGCTTCGACCTCGGCTGTTCGGACATCGGCGAGATCACGGAGGGGAACTACGTCTGCCGGTTTGACAGCGAGACGCAACGCGCCTCGGCGGACCCGAGCGGGGAGCACCGCGACCCGCGAGGAGGGGAGACCGTGGTCGACACGGACGCGGACTACCTCGCCGAGGGCGCACCGATGAACGACCTCGCGCGCGAACCGCCTGAGGCGCCCGACCGTGATCTCCCGACGTTCGACCTCGCCGAGGCGTTCGAGGCCGTCGTCTCGGACCCGACTGCGGCGAGCAAGGAGTGGGTGTACCGCCAGTACGATCACGAGGTCGGCCTGCGGACCGCGGTCGAACCGGGCGACGACGCGGCGCTGCTCGCGCTCCACGACGCCGGCGACGAGGACGAGGAACACGCCATCGCACTTTCGTCGGGCGCGAACCCCCACTGGACGGACTGCGACCCCGAGGCTGGCGCCCGCGCGGTCGCGGTCGAGAACGCGGCCAACCTCGCCGCGAAGGGGGCGACCCCGCTCGCGGCGGTCGATTGCCTCAACGGCGGCAACCCCGAGGACCCCGAGACGTACGAGGGGTTCGCCAGCGCGGTGACGGGGTTGGCCGACGCCTGTGCCGACCTCTCGCTGCCGGTCGTCGGCGGCAACGTCTCGCTGTACAACGACTCCGAGAGCGGGCCCGTCGCGCCGACGCCGACGCTCGCAGTCCTCGGAACGAAAGCTGGCTACGACGCTCCCTCTGCGACGGTCGCTGGCGAGGGCGAGCTGGTGGTCGTCGAACCGGCGGACTGGGTCGCCGGCTCCGGGATCGGGAGCGCCGACCCGCACGCACTGGGCGGCTCGCTCCTCCTGTCGCAGTTCGGCGGGTCGGACCGCTTCCCCGCGCTGCCCGCGGATCCGGGCGCGCTCGTGGACGCGATCGTCCGCGTGGCCGATCTGGATTCGACGCTCGCGACCCACGACGCCAGCGACGGCGGCCTCGCGGTGACGCTCGCGGAGATGGTCACCGACGGCGCGGGTGTCGACGCCACAGTCGACGACGCGGCGGTGCTGTTCAGCGAGACGCCGGGACGAGCAGTGGTCGAGACGACCGACGCCGACGCGCTCTGTGAGGCTGTCGGCGACGACGCTTCGGTGACGGAACTCGGGACCGCGACCGAGGACGGGTCGCTGTCGCTCTCGGTCGGCGACGAGTCGCTCGACTACACGGGCGCTGAGATCCGCGACCGGCGCGACGTGCTGGCTCGCGAACTGGGGTGA
- a CDS encoding S1C family serine protease produces MSDDEPIKALYREVVPSVVSVYVTRSIDDTGQQGRGAGSGFVYGDGYVVTNDHIVGDTDEVELRFHDGQWRMGEVIGSDPYTDLAVIDVEDLPADATALSVADANPEPGERVAAIGNPMGLDGTITVGYVSGTDRATPTESGFSLPETIQTDAAINPGNSGGPLLTLDGVVVGVNRAKAGDNIGFAIGPAIVTRVVPALIRDGAFRPAYLSVRTLDVSPIVAEANRLDDSAGVLVVAVGDEYAGDTLRGCDRIANHRNREIPVGGDVIVGIDDEPVRSTAELTSYLLTEASPGDDITLTIRRDGVEQSVVVTLSERPDPRTRGYRHARRPRGRRHSER; encoded by the coding sequence ATGAGCGACGACGAACCGATCAAGGCGCTGTACCGGGAGGTCGTCCCCTCGGTCGTCTCGGTGTACGTGACGCGGTCGATCGACGACACGGGCCAGCAGGGACGGGGGGCCGGCTCCGGCTTCGTCTACGGCGACGGCTACGTCGTCACGAACGACCACATCGTCGGCGACACCGACGAGGTCGAACTCCGGTTCCACGACGGCCAGTGGCGGATGGGCGAGGTGATCGGCAGCGACCCGTACACGGATCTCGCCGTCATCGACGTCGAGGACCTCCCCGCGGACGCGACCGCGCTGTCCGTCGCGGACGCCAACCCCGAGCCGGGCGAGCGGGTCGCGGCGATCGGGAACCCGATGGGGCTCGACGGGACGATCACCGTCGGCTACGTGAGCGGTACGGACCGAGCAACACCCACCGAGTCGGGGTTCTCCCTCCCCGAGACGATCCAGACCGACGCCGCGATCAACCCCGGGAACAGCGGCGGCCCGCTCCTGACGCTCGACGGCGTCGTCGTCGGCGTCAACCGGGCGAAAGCGGGCGACAACATCGGGTTCGCGATCGGTCCGGCGATCGTCACCCGCGTAGTCCCGGCGCTGATCCGGGACGGGGCGTTCCGCCCGGCCTACCTGAGCGTCCGGACGCTGGACGTCTCCCCGATCGTGGCCGAAGCCAACAGGCTGGACGACTCAGCCGGCGTGCTCGTGGTCGCCGTCGGCGACGAGTACGCCGGCGACACGCTCCGGGGCTGTGACCGGATCGCCAACCACCGAAACCGGGAGATCCCCGTCGGCGGCGACGTGATCGTCGGGATCGACGACGAGCCCGTCCGGTCGACCGCGGAGCTGACGAGCTACCTGCTCACGGAGGCGTCGCCCGGCGACGACATCACGCTGACCATCCGCCGCGACGGCGTTGAGCAGTCGGTCGTCGTGACCCTGAGCGAGCGGCCGGACCCACGCACCCGGGGGTACCGACACGCTCGTCGGCCGCGCGGGCGTCGACACTCCGAACGGTAG